A genomic segment from Polyangium mundeleinium encodes:
- the cysK gene encoding cysteine synthase A: MHEPGQKPALPSHPRVVGSVLDLVGDTPLFEIRRLDTEHPRGRVFAKAEQQNPGGSVKDRICLAMIEAAEESGALGPGGVVVEPTSGNTGIGLALVCAAKGYRCVLTMPASMSLERRQLLEAYGAEVILTEAEEQMEGAITKAREIVRTTKGAFMPGQFENPENPRIHAESTAREILQAMANEPIHAFVAGVGTGGTVSGVGEVLRRKNPRPRIIAVEPEACATISRGERGPTKIQGLAPGFVPVNYRPEHVDEVRTVSEQAAYETKVALARKEGLLVGISAGAAVRVALDVARELGPGANVVTVLCDTGERYFSLDEYFK; the protein is encoded by the coding sequence ATGCACGAGCCCGGACAAAAGCCTGCATTGCCCTCGCATCCGCGCGTGGTCGGCTCGGTGCTCGACCTCGTCGGCGACACGCCGCTCTTCGAGATCCGGCGTCTCGACACAGAACATCCACGCGGCCGCGTGTTCGCGAAGGCCGAGCAGCAGAACCCGGGCGGCTCCGTGAAGGACCGCATCTGCCTCGCGATGATCGAGGCCGCCGAAGAGAGCGGCGCGCTCGGGCCGGGCGGCGTCGTCGTCGAGCCGACGAGCGGAAACACGGGGATCGGCCTCGCGCTCGTGTGCGCGGCGAAGGGCTATCGATGCGTGCTCACGATGCCCGCGAGCATGAGCCTCGAACGCAGGCAGCTCCTCGAAGCGTACGGCGCCGAGGTGATCCTGACCGAGGCCGAAGAGCAGATGGAAGGCGCCATCACGAAGGCGCGCGAGATCGTCCGGACGACGAAGGGCGCGTTCATGCCGGGGCAGTTCGAGAACCCCGAGAACCCGCGCATCCACGCCGAGAGCACGGCCCGCGAGATCCTGCAGGCGATGGCGAACGAGCCGATCCACGCGTTCGTCGCGGGCGTCGGCACGGGCGGCACCGTGAGCGGCGTCGGCGAGGTGCTGCGGCGAAAGAACCCGCGGCCCCGGATCATCGCCGTCGAGCCCGAGGCCTGCGCCACGATCTCGCGCGGCGAGCGTGGTCCCACGAAGATCCAGGGCCTCGCGCCGGGGTTCGTCCCCGTGAACTATCGCCCCGAGCACGTCGACGAGGTGCGCACGGTGAGCGAGCAGGCGGCGTACGAGACGAAGGTCGCGCTCGCCCGCAAGGAAGGGCTGCTCGTCGGGATCAGCGCGGGCGCGGCCGTTCGGGTCGCGCTCGACGTCGCGCGCGAGCTCGGCCCCGGCGCCAACGTGGTCACGGTGCTCTGTGACACGGGGGAGCGGTATTTCAGCCTCGACGAGTACTTCAAGTAG
- a CDS encoding MoaD/ThiS family protein → MPLVRIPTPLRTLTGSKDEVEATGATVADLIEDLEARHPGIRARLLDEKGVRRFVNIFVGDEDIRFLDGLKTELKATDQISIVPAIAGGSAR, encoded by the coding sequence ATGCCCCTCGTTCGTATCCCCACCCCCCTGCGCACGCTGACCGGAAGCAAAGACGAGGTCGAGGCGACCGGCGCGACCGTCGCCGATCTCATCGAGGACCTCGAAGCGCGCCATCCGGGCATCCGCGCGCGGCTGCTCGATGAGAAGGGCGTCCGCCGCTTCGTGAACATCTTCGTCGGCGACGAGGACATCCGCTTCCTCGACGGCCTGAAGACGGAGCTCAAGGCGACGGATCAGATCTCGATCGTGCCCGCCATCGCGGGCGGCAGCGCTCGCTAG
- a CDS encoding PLP-dependent cysteine synthase family protein: MRTSLVRSRRLGSVAEAVGNTPLVRLDRVAREAPSVEVYAKLEFANPGGSVKDRAALRMMTKAIEEGKLGSGKILIDSTSGNTGVAYSIFGAALGVPVRLVMPSNVSKARKDIARAFGTEIIFSDPMEGSDGAIRHVREIVEKDPETYFYPDQYSNPNNPLAHYHGTGVEILDALGDRLTHFVAGIGTSGTIVGTSRRLKEHTRPIRCVAVEPTEPLHGLEGLKHLPSSLVPAIHDGSAYDETFRVTTEDGWDMADRLAREEALHVGHSSGANVFAAVEIAKKLHETQGGGCVVAIVCDRGDRYFAPMKWEKRYLW, from the coding sequence ATGCGCACTTCGCTCGTGCGGTCGCGTCGCCTCGGCTCGGTGGCCGAGGCCGTCGGGAACACGCCGCTCGTCCGCCTCGATCGTGTGGCCCGGGAGGCGCCGAGCGTCGAGGTGTACGCGAAGCTCGAGTTCGCGAACCCCGGCGGCTCGGTGAAGGACCGGGCCGCGCTCCGGATGATGACGAAGGCGATCGAGGAGGGGAAGCTCGGTTCGGGCAAGATCCTCATCGACTCGACGAGCGGCAACACGGGCGTCGCGTACTCGATCTTCGGCGCGGCGCTCGGCGTGCCCGTGCGGCTCGTCATGCCCTCGAACGTGAGCAAGGCGCGCAAGGACATCGCGCGCGCCTTCGGCACGGAGATCATCTTCAGCGACCCGATGGAGGGCTCCGACGGCGCGATCCGGCACGTGCGGGAGATCGTGGAGAAGGATCCGGAGACGTACTTCTATCCGGACCAGTACTCGAACCCGAACAACCCGCTCGCGCACTACCACGGCACGGGCGTGGAGATCCTCGACGCGCTCGGCGATCGCCTGACGCACTTCGTCGCAGGGATCGGCACGAGCGGGACGATCGTGGGCACGTCGCGGCGGCTGAAGGAGCACACGCGCCCGATCCGCTGCGTCGCGGTCGAGCCCACGGAGCCCTTGCACGGGCTCGAAGGGCTCAAGCACCTGCCGAGCTCGCTCGTGCCGGCGATCCACGACGGCAGCGCCTACGACGAGACGTTTCGCGTGACCACGGAGGACGGCTGGGACATGGCCGACCGGCTCGCGCGCGAGGAGGCGCTGCACGTCGGGCATTCGAGCGGGGCGAACGTGTTCGCGGCCGTGGAGATCGCGAAGAAGCTGCACGAGACGCAAGGCGGCGGGTGTGTGGTGGCGATCGTGTGTGACCGTGGCGATCGGTACTTCGCGCCGATGAAATGGGAGAAGCGGTATCTATGGTGA
- a CDS encoding Mov34/MPN/PAD-1 family protein → MVTDSPWTRGHLTITRSALAVVEKDALRGYAADEEACGYLLGPAESPLRCDEAVPMQNVANKLHAIDPEQYFRTARTFFSFNEKKFDDAVRAAAREGRPVKILYHSHLDAGAYFSPTDAAVMSMGEPPAHEGGAITMGPGPAWPLAFLVTSVRSGVIDEHRLFVWDAEARGFVAQAITVVEE, encoded by the coding sequence ATGGTGACGGACTCTCCGTGGACGCGCGGCCACCTGACGATCACGCGCAGCGCGCTCGCCGTGGTGGAGAAGGACGCGCTTCGCGGCTACGCGGCCGACGAGGAGGCATGCGGGTATCTGCTTGGCCCCGCAGAGAGCCCGCTCCGCTGCGACGAGGCCGTGCCGATGCAGAACGTCGCGAACAAGCTGCACGCGATCGATCCGGAGCAGTACTTCCGCACGGCGCGCACGTTCTTCTCGTTCAACGAGAAGAAGTTCGACGACGCGGTCCGCGCCGCGGCGCGTGAGGGCCGGCCCGTGAAGATCCTCTACCACTCGCACCTCGACGCGGGGGCGTACTTCAGCCCGACAGACGCGGCCGTGATGAGCATGGGCGAGCCGCCCGCGCACGAGGGCGGCGCGATCACGATGGGCCCGGGCCCGGCCTGGCCGCTCGCGTTCCTCGTGACGAGCGTGCGCTCCGGGGTCATCGACGAGCACCGGCTCTTCGTGTGGGACGCGGAGGCGCGGGGCTTCGTGGCCCAAGCGATCACGGTCGTCGAGGAGTAG
- the cysC gene encoding adenylyl-sulfate kinase — MSGFVVWFTGLSGAGKSTLGAMLAAELRTRGVHVEVLDGDEVRTHLSKGLGFSREDRDTNVRRIGFVAKLVARSGACAITGAISPFRAIRDEQRAQIDRFVEVYCSASIDALAERDPKGLYRKALAGEIKGFTGIDDPYEPPLAPEVTLYTDRESKEESLAKIVARLEELGHVPAAKGSAVGGHAKQPSTLLARPHGGELVSRAVGPGLRETLAERARSMPGIDLDAEAEVDVDLLATGALSPLKGFFGEKDFLRVAREMRLENGLPWPVPITLAVSEEVAGSLRIGAEAALRARDGRIVAVIEVNDLYRPAASLAGRARVGPLGDEDPDLARHVARGPVLVGGEVHVIEPVRRGGPSAHDPATTRVMLATRGLGSVAGIRARTLPRRAEEHLARVALEVTGGLWIQAVEALEGDKSGLEAARFSTRLRCHEVLVERYFPAERVVLSAGLPARVGGGRQAVLDAIVCQNHGCSHALLVGSTFAGGVSGAERAFRVYAPGELGVVPLCFEDAFHSTRTNSMATSRSAPGDTSTWITATEAEILARITRGEAPPPEVLRPEVAEVLAAEPRSPS; from the coding sequence GTGAGCGGCTTCGTCGTCTGGTTCACGGGCCTCTCCGGCGCGGGCAAGAGCACGCTCGGAGCGATGCTCGCGGCGGAGCTGCGCACGCGCGGGGTGCACGTGGAGGTGCTCGACGGCGACGAGGTGCGGACGCACCTCTCGAAGGGGCTCGGGTTCTCCCGGGAGGATCGCGACACGAACGTGCGGCGCATCGGCTTCGTGGCGAAGCTCGTCGCGCGGAGCGGGGCGTGCGCGATCACCGGCGCGATCAGCCCGTTCCGGGCGATCCGCGACGAGCAGCGCGCGCAGATCGACAGGTTCGTCGAGGTGTATTGCAGCGCGTCGATCGACGCGCTCGCCGAGCGGGATCCGAAGGGGCTCTACCGCAAGGCGCTGGCGGGGGAGATCAAGGGATTCACGGGGATCGACGATCCGTACGAGCCGCCCCTCGCGCCCGAGGTCACGCTGTACACGGACCGCGAGAGCAAGGAGGAGAGCCTCGCGAAGATCGTCGCGCGGCTCGAAGAGCTCGGCCACGTGCCCGCGGCGAAGGGCAGCGCGGTGGGCGGGCACGCGAAGCAACCTTCGACGCTCCTCGCACGGCCGCACGGCGGCGAGCTCGTGAGCCGCGCCGTGGGCCCGGGCCTGCGGGAGACGCTCGCCGAGCGCGCGCGATCGATGCCGGGGATCGACCTCGACGCCGAGGCCGAGGTCGACGTCGATCTGCTCGCGACCGGCGCCCTCTCGCCGCTGAAGGGGTTCTTCGGCGAGAAAGATTTCCTTCGTGTCGCAAGGGAGATGCGACTCGAAAACGGCCTGCCCTGGCCTGTGCCGATCACACTCGCGGTAAGCGAGGAGGTGGCGGGTTCGCTGCGGATCGGCGCGGAAGCGGCGCTGCGGGCGCGGGACGGGCGGATCGTGGCGGTGATCGAGGTGAACGATCTGTACCGCCCAGCGGCCTCGCTCGCGGGGCGCGCGCGCGTCGGGCCGCTCGGCGACGAGGATCCGGATCTCGCGCGGCACGTGGCGCGCGGGCCCGTGCTCGTGGGCGGCGAGGTGCACGTGATCGAGCCGGTCCGGCGCGGCGGGCCTTCGGCGCACGATCCGGCCACGACGCGGGTGATGCTGGCGACGCGTGGCCTCGGGAGCGTCGCGGGCATACGCGCCCGCACGCTGCCGCGGCGGGCCGAGGAGCACCTGGCCCGGGTGGCGCTGGAGGTGACGGGAGGACTGTGGATCCAGGCGGTGGAGGCGCTCGAAGGGGACAAAAGCGGCCTGGAGGCAGCGCGTTTTTCCACGCGCCTGCGTTGCCACGAGGTCCTCGTGGAGCGGTACTTCCCGGCGGAACGGGTGGTCCTGTCGGCGGGGCTGCCGGCGCGGGTCGGCGGGGGGCGGCAAGCGGTGCTCGACGCGATCGTGTGCCAGAACCACGGCTGTTCCCACGCCCTCCTGGTCGGATCGACGTTCGCAGGCGGCGTGAGCGGTGCAGAGCGGGCCTTCCGCGTCTATGCTCCCGGAGAGCTCGGGGTCGTGCCACTTTGCTTCGAGGACGCGTTTCACTCCACCCGGACGAACTCGATGGCGACCTCGCGGAGCGCCCCCGGGGACACGTCCACCTGGATCACGGCCACGGAGGCGGAGATCCTGGCGAGGATCACGCGCGGCGAGGCGCCCCCGCCCGAGGTGCTCAGGCCCGAGGTCGCAGAGGTGCTCGCCGCGGAGCCGCGCTCGCCGTCCTGA
- a CDS encoding alpha-hydroxy acid oxidase — MHSSDDTGKTPLHAPQKDASSGLFTVRDFERAARAALSAMAYDYYRSGADAERTLRENLRAYRRWQIHSRVLVDVSRLTLETEILGAPVSMPILVAPTAYHKLAHPEGELATARAAARAGTIFTVSTLATTSLEDIARASNGPLWFQLYVHKDRELTRSLVERAEAAGYRAIVLTVDTPVLGRRLRDVRNGFGLPNGLVMANLVDAKVAAGASGSALHRYIASRHDASLSWRDVEWLRGITRLPLLLKGIVRPDDTMLAVDAGAAGIIVSNHGARQLDSAPATLDVLPRVVEAAAGRVPVLVDGGVRWGTDVLKALALGANAVLLGRPVLWGLAAAGEAGVLRVLDILRDELATAMALAGCPSLVSIDRALLERRPR; from the coding sequence ATGCATTCGAGCGACGACACCGGAAAAACCCCGCTCCACGCCCCGCAGAAGGACGCCTCCTCCGGCCTCTTCACCGTGCGTGATTTCGAGAGGGCCGCGCGCGCGGCGCTCTCGGCCATGGCCTACGATTATTACCGTTCCGGCGCCGACGCCGAGCGCACGCTCCGCGAGAACCTGCGCGCCTATCGCCGCTGGCAGATCCATTCGCGTGTCCTCGTCGACGTCTCGCGCCTCACCCTCGAAACCGAGATCCTCGGCGCGCCCGTCTCGATGCCGATCCTCGTCGCGCCGACGGCCTACCACAAGCTCGCGCATCCCGAGGGCGAGCTCGCGACCGCGCGCGCCGCCGCCCGCGCGGGCACGATCTTCACCGTCTCCACCCTCGCCACGACGTCCCTCGAAGACATCGCGCGCGCCTCGAACGGGCCGCTCTGGTTCCAGCTCTACGTGCACAAGGACCGCGAGCTCACCCGCTCGCTCGTCGAGCGCGCCGAGGCCGCCGGGTATCGCGCCATCGTGCTCACCGTCGACACCCCCGTCCTCGGCCGCCGCCTCCGCGACGTGCGCAACGGGTTCGGCCTCCCGAACGGCCTCGTCATGGCGAACCTCGTGGACGCCAAGGTCGCCGCGGGCGCTTCGGGCTCGGCTCTCCACCGGTACATCGCGTCGCGGCACGACGCCTCGCTCTCCTGGCGTGACGTCGAGTGGCTGCGCGGCATCACCCGCTTGCCTTTGCTCCTCAAAGGAATCGTTCGTCCGGATGATACAATGCTCGCGGTCGACGCGGGCGCCGCGGGGATCATCGTCTCGAACCACGGCGCGCGTCAGCTCGACTCGGCGCCAGCCACGCTCGACGTCCTGCCGCGTGTCGTCGAGGCGGCGGCCGGCCGCGTCCCGGTGCTCGTCGACGGCGGCGTGCGCTGGGGGACGGACGTGCTGAAGGCGCTCGCGCTCGGGGCGAACGCGGTCCTGCTCGGCCGGCCCGTCCTGTGGGGGCTCGCGGCGGCCGGGGAGGCGGGCGTCCTGCGGGTCCTCGACATCCTGCGCGACGAGCTCGCGACGGCCATGGCGCTCGCCGGGTGTCCCTCGCTCGTGTCGATCGACCGCGCCCTCCTGGAACGACGGCCGCGGTAG
- a CDS encoding CocE/NonD family hydrolase, whose translation MTLPSHLLEWLLDLPPAETRDIVIQRDLRVPMSDGAVLLADLHTARDARKRPLILLRSPYGRSNPLFSFLTRPFTERGFSVLIQSCRGTFGSGGELNPFRDEQDDGRATLAWLGQQPWFSGELATFGPSYLGYVQWALARDAGPALKAMSAQITLSDFRKFKYPGESFSLDTMLRWTQMMQEQKKPFHEQLLGRLTSRRSLEKGLAHLPLNEADRVATGHRVGFFQDWLEHNAPGDPWWAPADHSGAVADVTAPVLFIGGFYDIFLPWQLRDYAALVAAGRTPYLTIGPWSHTSRPVFSTSVRESLAWFRAHLLGDRSLLREAPVRIYVMGADEWREYPSWPPPGVRTERHHLQPNRGLAPAPPAASPPDHYRYDPANPTPSVGGALLNDDSGPKDNRALEARRDVVTYTSPPLERFVEVIGPVSAELFVQSSVPHTDFFVRLCDVDPSGRSVNLCDGILRLAPGRPAPRPDGTLAITIELSPTAHRFRRGHRIRVQISSGAHPRFARNPGTGEPLATATRLVGADQTIHHDPERPSAIVLSVLG comes from the coding sequence ATGACCCTCCCAAGCCACCTCCTCGAATGGCTCCTCGACCTCCCGCCCGCCGAGACGCGCGACATCGTCATCCAGCGTGATCTTCGCGTGCCCATGTCCGACGGCGCGGTCCTCCTCGCGGATCTCCATACGGCGCGCGACGCCCGCAAGCGCCCGCTCATTCTCCTCCGCTCCCCGTATGGCCGCAGCAATCCCCTCTTCTCGTTTCTCACCCGCCCCTTCACGGAGCGCGGCTTCTCGGTCCTCATCCAGAGCTGCCGCGGCACCTTCGGCTCCGGCGGCGAGCTCAATCCCTTTCGCGACGAGCAAGACGACGGCCGCGCCACGCTCGCCTGGCTCGGGCAACAACCCTGGTTCTCGGGCGAGCTCGCCACCTTCGGCCCGAGCTACCTCGGCTACGTGCAATGGGCCCTCGCGCGCGACGCCGGCCCCGCGCTCAAAGCCATGTCCGCCCAGATCACGCTCTCTGATTTCCGCAAATTCAAGTACCCCGGCGAGAGCTTCTCGCTCGACACCATGCTGCGCTGGACGCAGATGATGCAAGAGCAGAAAAAACCATTCCACGAGCAATTGCTCGGCCGGCTCACCTCGCGCCGCTCGCTCGAAAAAGGCCTCGCGCACCTCCCGCTCAACGAGGCGGATCGCGTGGCCACCGGTCACCGCGTCGGGTTCTTCCAGGACTGGCTCGAACACAATGCCCCGGGCGACCCGTGGTGGGCGCCGGCGGACCATAGCGGCGCCGTGGCCGACGTGACGGCGCCCGTGCTGTTCATCGGCGGCTTCTATGACATTTTCCTGCCCTGGCAACTTCGAGATTATGCCGCGCTCGTCGCGGCGGGCCGGACCCCGTACCTCACGATCGGCCCCTGGTCCCATACCTCGAGGCCCGTGTTCTCGACCAGCGTGCGCGAATCGCTCGCCTGGTTTCGCGCGCATCTCCTCGGCGATCGCAGCCTCCTGCGCGAGGCGCCCGTGCGTATCTACGTGATGGGCGCCGACGAATGGCGCGAGTATCCGAGCTGGCCCCCTCCCGGCGTCCGCACCGAGCGCCATCATCTCCAGCCGAACCGCGGCCTCGCCCCTGCGCCCCCCGCCGCTTCGCCGCCCGACCATTACCGCTACGATCCTGCCAATCCCACCCCGTCCGTGGGCGGCGCGCTGCTCAACGACGACAGCGGGCCCAAGGACAACCGCGCCCTCGAGGCGCGGCGCGACGTCGTGACGTACACGAGCCCCCCGCTCGAGCGCTTTGTCGAGGTCATCGGCCCCGTGTCCGCCGAGCTCTTCGTGCAATCGAGCGTCCCGCATACCGATTTCTTCGTCCGCCTCTGCGACGTCGATCCTTCCGGCCGCTCCGTGAACCTGTGCGACGGCATTCTGCGCCTCGCACCGGGCCGACCTGCGCCGAGGCCCGACGGCACCTTGGCCATCACCATCGAGCTCTCGCCCACCGCGCACCGCTTTCGCCGCGGCCATCGCATTCGCGTGCAGATCTCGAGCGGCGCGCACCCGCGCTTCGCCCGCAACCCCGGCACCGGCGAGCCGCTCGCCACGGCGACGCGCCTCGTCGGCGCGGACCAAACGATTCATCACGACCCAGAGCGCCCCTCGGCCATCGTCCTCTCGGTGCTCGGCTGA
- a CDS encoding cellulose binding domain-containing protein, with protein sequence MTKFASLLCAVSLCVPVALIGCGGEDFEVDDADTFAQEQAVNASAQSMRFGVAPQWYQNWNPPSEGPANVDLVVVGDWLLENGFTSTHQSKIQQIRAKGKTPYLFGYIATAKTKKGLNSNNDCDGNASAPLCQQGATWIRANIANNIVPAYLDAAQKINAALGGGNALIHIEPDWFQFSENAQQNAFTKAESNGFMNNILGAIKQGCPTCKVVIDFSPWFSPNKTKWATSAADFYAGWDKTVAGYVGLTGKPFPFTAGKIDNFTYAEITQQLALPLIIVDAYTFGGGPIDVDSTWLDASNISTAVGWGVDSIILSQTGNVSAYDQFIATVKGGTTPTPPPTTTTPTPPPTTTTPTPPPTTTTPTPPPGGVTVIGGTATVSITPNSSWNGGYCKNVSLKNTDTKSITWTLRIPKDGTIYNSWNVVSKTEGSEFVFNGVSWNSTLAVGQSADFGYCVNL encoded by the coding sequence ATGACGAAATTCGCTTCCCTGCTCTGCGCTGTCTCCCTCTGCGTCCCTGTCGCCTTGATTGGTTGCGGCGGGGAGGACTTCGAGGTCGACGACGCGGATACGTTTGCGCAGGAGCAAGCCGTCAATGCCTCGGCCCAGAGCATGCGCTTTGGCGTCGCCCCGCAATGGTATCAAAATTGGAATCCGCCCTCCGAGGGGCCGGCCAACGTCGACCTTGTCGTCGTCGGCGATTGGCTCCTCGAGAACGGCTTCACGAGCACCCATCAATCGAAGATCCAGCAGATCCGCGCCAAGGGGAAGACCCCCTACCTCTTCGGCTACATCGCGACCGCGAAGACGAAGAAGGGCCTCAATTCGAACAACGATTGCGACGGAAACGCGTCGGCTCCCCTCTGCCAGCAGGGTGCGACGTGGATCCGGGCGAACATCGCCAACAACATCGTGCCCGCCTACCTCGACGCCGCCCAGAAGATCAACGCGGCGCTCGGCGGCGGCAATGCGCTCATCCACATCGAGCCGGATTGGTTCCAGTTCTCGGAGAACGCCCAGCAGAACGCGTTCACGAAGGCCGAATCCAACGGCTTCATGAACAACATCCTCGGCGCGATCAAGCAGGGGTGCCCCACCTGCAAGGTCGTCATCGACTTCAGCCCGTGGTTCTCGCCGAACAAGACGAAATGGGCCACCTCGGCCGCGGACTTCTATGCCGGCTGGGACAAGACCGTCGCGGGTTACGTGGGCCTCACCGGCAAGCCGTTCCCGTTCACCGCGGGCAAGATCGACAACTTCACCTACGCGGAGATCACGCAGCAGCTCGCCCTGCCGCTCATCATCGTGGACGCGTACACGTTCGGCGGTGGCCCGATCGACGTCGACTCGACCTGGCTCGATGCGTCGAACATCTCCACCGCCGTCGGCTGGGGCGTGGACAGCATCATTCTGTCGCAAACGGGGAACGTCTCCGCTTATGACCAGTTCATTGCAACGGTCAAGGGCGGGACCACGCCCACGCCGCCCCCCACGACAACGACGCCCACGCCGCCCCCCACGACGACGACGCCCACGCCGCCCCCCACGACGACGACGCCCACGCCGCCCCCGGGTGGTGTGACGGTGATCGGGGGGACCGCGACGGTGTCGATCACGCCGAACTCGAGCTGGAACGGGGGGTATTGCAAGAACGTGTCATTGAAGAACACGGACACGAAGAGCATCACGTGGACCCTCCGCATCCCCAAGGACGGCACCATCTACAATTCGTGGAACGTGGTGTCCAAGACCGAAGGGAGTGAATTCGTGTTCAATGGCGTCTCCTGGAACAGCACCCTCGCCGTCGGACAGAGCGCCGATTTCGGCTACTGCGTGAATCTCTGA